In the genome of Methanocella sp., one region contains:
- the glmM gene encoding phosphoglucosamine mutase has translation MSLFGSSGIRGIVNELMTPELALQAGKALGLKHKYVVVGRDPRTSGPMVENALISGLLAMGARVTRVGLVSTPTLAHAARGYDCGVMITASHNPPEYNGLKFWNPDGMAFSLAQQEDLEKSINSDIKGASWQDMGTENVRHDAVREHMDSILKNVEHYPLKVVVDCGCGAATTITPYVLREMGCRVVTLNGQPDGFFPARQPEPVEENLDGLKKAVIAMEADLGIAQDGDADRMMAVDDEGRFVSGDELMAYFCQYEVKYSLVCPVDVSMMVEKSVNGVKIYRTRIGDAFVSEEVKSVGADFGGETSGTWIFPKMSFCPDGIYAAAKLVELVGKNGRLSDAVDALPKFPLRRGGVKFSQSMDKVKIMELIKGAIDVKSAKDVNTLDGLRVDYGGGWVLIRPSGTEPKIRITAEAEDVDTLTTLYDRSESIVKRCVKACEQ, from the coding sequence ATGTCATTATTCGGCTCATCAGGCATCAGAGGCATCGTTAACGAATTGATGACGCCCGAGCTCGCGCTGCAGGCGGGAAAGGCGCTCGGGCTGAAGCACAAGTACGTCGTCGTGGGCCGGGACCCGCGCACGTCCGGCCCCATGGTCGAGAATGCCCTCATCTCGGGGCTGCTGGCCATGGGAGCGCGAGTCACCCGGGTCGGCCTCGTTTCCACGCCAACGCTGGCGCACGCGGCCAGGGGCTACGACTGCGGCGTGATGATCACGGCGTCCCATAACCCGCCCGAGTACAACGGCCTCAAGTTTTGGAACCCCGACGGAATGGCTTTCTCGCTCGCGCAGCAGGAGGACCTCGAAAAAAGCATCAATAGCGACATCAAGGGCGCGAGCTGGCAGGACATGGGCACGGAAAACGTCCGGCATGACGCGGTGCGGGAGCACATGGACTCGATCCTGAAAAACGTAGAGCATTATCCCCTGAAGGTCGTCGTGGACTGCGGCTGCGGCGCGGCGACGACTATTACGCCTTACGTTCTACGGGAGATGGGCTGCCGCGTCGTCACGCTGAACGGCCAGCCCGACGGCTTCTTCCCGGCGCGCCAGCCGGAGCCCGTGGAGGAGAACCTGGACGGGCTGAAGAAGGCTGTCATCGCTATGGAGGCCGACCTGGGCATCGCCCAGGACGGGGACGCTGACCGCATGATGGCCGTGGACGACGAGGGGCGGTTCGTCTCGGGCGACGAGCTGATGGCCTATTTCTGCCAGTACGAGGTCAAATATTCATTAGTCTGCCCGGTGGATGTCTCCATGATGGTCGAGAAGTCCGTGAACGGCGTGAAGATCTACCGCACCAGGATCGGCGACGCCTTCGTCTCCGAGGAGGTAAAAAGCGTCGGGGCCGACTTCGGCGGCGAGACCAGCGGCACCTGGATCTTCCCGAAGATGTCCTTCTGCCCGGACGGCATCTACGCGGCCGCGAAACTCGTGGAGCTCGTGGGCAAGAACGGCCGGCTCTCGGACGCCGTGGATGCGCTGCCAAAATTCCCGCTCAGGCGGGGCGGCGTAAAGTTTTCGCAGAGCATGGATAAGGTAAAAATCATGGAATTAATTAAGGGGGCGATCGATGTAAAGAGCGCAAAGGATGTCAACACGCTGGATGGCCTCCGGGTCGACTATGGGGGCGGCTGGGTACTTATCCGGCCGTCGGGCACCGAGCCGAAGATCCGGATCACCGCCGAGGCGGAGGACGTCGATACGCTCACAACGCTATATGACAGGTCGGAATCTATCGTGAAGAGGTGTGTTAAGGCATGCGAGCAGTAA